CCGTATCCGCGTGGGCCGTATCCGGGCGGGGCGGTGTCCTCCCGTGGGAGGACGTTGGCGGTCGACAGCAGCTGGAGCCCGAGCCGCAGCCTGCGCCGTGCCTCGTCCTCGCTGATCTGCAGGTCGGCGGCGGCCTGGCGGTAGTCGCGGCGCTTGAAGTACGCCAGCTCCAGGGCGGCCCGCAGCGGTGCGGGCATGGAGGTGACGATGTAGTCCGCGCGGGCGGCCGCGTTGGCGCTGCGCACCTTCTGCTCGAGTTCCTCGCGCGAGCCCCGGCCCAGTTCGGCCTGGCGCAGCCGGGCGACGGCCTGGCCCTGGGTGATCCGGGCGACCCAGGAGCGCATGGAGCCCTGCTTGGGGTCGTAGGCGTCCGGGTTCTCCCAGATGTAGCCGAAGACCTCGCGGGTGATCCGGTCCGCGGCCTTCTCGTCGCCGAGGACCCGGTGGGCCAGGCTGTGGACGAGCGAGGCGAACCGGTCGTAGAGCTCACCGAGCGCGGCGGCCTCACCGCGGGCGAGGCGCTGCTGCATGCGGCGGTCCCAGCGCGGTGGAACATCCTTCGCCATCGTGCCTCCAGCCGTGTGTCGACCCGTCAAATGTAGTGGGCACCGGATGGAACGCGCCGGTTTTGGCAGAAGCTCACCCCGGAAGCGGGACCTCCGTGCTAACCGGGCGCCTTGGCACACGCGTACGCGCCCCGGCGCGCTCCCCGTGCGCGGGTTCGATGCGGCCACCTCCTTGACCGCTTCGCTTAACGCCCGGGCCACCGAGGCCTTACGCTCCTGCCTGTCTTGATCTGCACCCCCAACCGCACCCCAACGCACACGTGAAGGCGGAAAGCCGAACATGGACAGCGCAGAGTACGAGCGCAAGATCGCCGCCCGATTCGCCACCTTCGACCAGGACGGGTCCGGCTATATCGACCGGGAGGACTTCAGTACGGCGGCGAAGGCCGTACTGGCCGAATTCGGGACGACCGCACGGTCGGACAAGGGTCAGGCCGTCTTCAGCGGGGCGGAGGCGTTCTGGCAGGGCATGGCCGGAATCGCCGATGTGAACGGGAACCAGCGTGTGTCCCGCGAGGAGTTCGTCACCGGGGCGGCGAAGCGGCTGCGGGACAACCCGGAGCGGTTCGCCGAGATCGCCCGCCCGTTCCTGGCGGCCGTGATCGCGGTGGCCGACGAGGACGGCACGGGCGCGACCCCGACGGCGGCGGCCCGCGTCCTGCGCGTCCTGGGCACCCCGCCCGACCTGGCCGAGCGGGTGGCGTCGGCCCTGGACGCGGACGGCGACGGCCGCATCTCGGAGGACGAGATCCTGAAGGCCTTCGCCGGCTACTGCGGGGTCGACCCCGACGCCTGAGCCCTGGGGCCTGCTCGGCAACCGCCCGGGGCCGTCACCCCCGGGCTCTGTCCGAGCGCGCTGATAGCGTGCCGCAACCAGCCGGAACGATCACGGGAGGCGGCTCGGCATGCAGGACGTGCGGGAAGTGGAGCGGCACAGGGTCCGGGAGGCCCGGATAGCCGGGGCGCTCGACGACATTAGGCACCGGACGTGGATGCGGTACGACGGCATGTACTCCGACCCGGCGCCCGAGCGGCTGCGGGACATGTGTGACGAGCTGCTCGACCACGTCGCCGCCCGCACCACCGAAGGCGGCAGGCTCGGCCAGACGGCACGCACCGCGCTGCACACCGCCGCGCAGTGCGCCATGGGCGTCCTCAGCATCGGCTGTTTCCCCGGCGGCGACCAGGAGGTGCAGCTCCCGCTGGTCAGCGAGACGGTCAGCAGCGAGGACTTCGACTTCACCACCGTCATCACCGTGGCCCCCACCGCCCGGACCTGGCTCGACGCCTTCGAGACCACGGTGGTCAGCGGCCTGGTGTGGGACTGGCAGAAGGTCATCGGCCTGCTGCTGCGCGACGACTACGCGCCCGCCGTCCGCGACGGGGTGCCGTACTCGCCGTACACCCCGCACTCGGAGCCCGCGGACCTCGCCGCGATGGACGCCCTGTGCGGCTACCTCACCGAGAGCGCCGGCCACCTGCCCAGCGGCTGGCCGACCGTCCCCCTGTGCAAGCCGGACGCCGCCGCGCGGGCCGAGGCGGCCCGCCGGCTGGACGCCGCCGGCCCGCTGACCGCGGACCAGCGGCTGCTGCGCGTACTCCTCAACGACGACCGGGCGGCCTTCGAGGCGGCCCTCGCGGACCGGCTCACCGCCCACCGCGAGAGCGCGGAGGCCGAGGCCGACCCCGCGCCCCGGACCCTGCTGCCGCTGGGCCCGCTGGCCCTAGCCGCCCTCGCGGTCCAGACACACCAGTGGGAGCTCGGCGTCCGCTCCGGCTACCTGCCGCCCGAACTGCTGGGCTTCACGGACGCGATGCGCCTGGCCGGCCAGACCCAGGTGAACGGGCTGGGCGGCTGGGTCGCCGCCGGCTAGACGCCGCCCGGGGCGCCCCGGGGCGCGCCGCAGGGCGCGTCCCCGGCCCCGTCCCCGGCTACGCGAAGACGACCGTCCGGGATCCGTTCAGCAGCACCCGGTGCTCGCTGTGCCACTTCACGGCGCGCGCCAGCGCCTGGCACTCCACGTCGCGCCCGATGGCGACGAGCTCCTCCGGGGTGACCCCGTGGCCGACCCGCTCGACCTCCTGCTCGATGATCGGGCCCTCGTCGAGGTCGGCCGTCACGTAGTGCGCGGTGGCGCCGATCAGCTTCACACCGCGCGCGTGCGCCTGGTGGTACGGCTTCGCGCCCTTGAAGCTCGGCAGGAAGGAGTGGTGGATGTTGATGATCCGCCCGCTCAGCTCCTTGCACAGGGTGTCCGAGAGCACCTGCATGTACCGCGCGAGCACCACGAGCTCGACGTTCTGCTCACGCACCAGCTCCAGCAGCCGCGCCTCCGCGTCCGCCTTGGTGTCCTTGGTCACCGGGATGTGCACGAAGGGGACGTCGTACGAGCCGACCAGCTCGGCGAAGTCGGTGTGGTTCGAGACCACCGCCGCGATCTCCACCGGCAGCGCGCCGATCCGGGAGCGGAACAGCAGGTCGTTCAGGCAGTGGCCGAACTTCGACACCATCAGCACGATCCGCATGCGCTCGTCCGAGCGGTGGATCTGCCAGTCCATCCTGAAGGAGTCGCCGATCGCCGCGAAGCTCGCGCGCAGCTTCTCCACCGTCACCGCAGGCTCGGCCTCGAAGTGCACCCGCATGAAGAAGAGCCCGGTCTCCCGGTCTCCGAACTGCTGACTGTCCACGATGTTGCAGCCGGTCATGAAGAGGTAGCTCGACACGGCGTGCACGATGCCCTGCTTGTCGGGGCAGGAGACGGTCAGGACGTACTGGGCCTGGGCCTGGGGCTGGGCCTGGGGCTGTGGGTGTTCGCTCATGACGGCACAGCCTTTCACACCGCGCGGGTGAGGTTCTTCAGTACTTCTATGCTGCTGGGCCGGTCGTCCGGGTCCTCCCCGTCGGCCGTGGACAGCCGTACGTGCGCCTCGCGCGCCGCCCGCACCGCCTCGGGCCAGGCGTGGTGGTCGAGGTACGTGGACACGGGCGCGTCGGGACCGACCTGGTGCAGGATCCGCAGCACCCGCAGGACGGCGAGGTCGACGACGGCCGCCTCCTGCGCGTCGCGGAAGATCGTGCCGACGTACTTCTCGGCGGACCAGCTGTCGAGCCAGGTGTCCTCGACGAGCCGGTAGACGGCGTCGGTGACGTCCCCGTACCCCTCGACACCCGCCAGCCAGACCTCTTCCTGGAACACCGGGTCGGAGAGCATGTGCAGCGCCGAGCGCACGTTGCCGCGCCAGCGCCACCACGGCATGTCGTTGAGGGGCATGCCGCCCATGGTGGAGGAGCGGCCGCCGCGTCGGGAAGGGTTCTTCGAAGCTTGGGCGAATGTCACGCTTTCGATCGTACGTTCCCCGGTGGCGCGATCTTGAAGCACCTGTGCGTGACCGATCCCCTGCAATTCACCTGGGCGTCACCGTTTGTTGTGTCCATCTCATCGCCGAGTTACCCATGAGGCGGAATGGTCGGTGGACATGACCAATCACCGACGCGCAACTCCCCTGTCCCGCCTGCTCATTGCCACGGTGACGGGTGCGTGTCTCACCACAGCGTGCGGGGTGGTCCCCGGTGGGTCGGGGGGCTCCGGGGACACCCTCACGGTCATGACCTTCGCGCCCATGGGGACCAAGGCGACCAATATGCCCGGCATGCCCGGCATGGCCAAGGCCTACGAGCGCTGGGTGAACGCGAACGGCGGCATCAAGGGCCGCAAGCTGCGCGTCATCACCTGCAACGAGAAGAACACCCCCACCGGCGCCGCCGACTGCGCCCGCAAGGCCATCACCGAGAAGGCCGTCGCCGTCGTCGGCTCGTACAGCCAGCACGGGCGCGCCTTCATGGCCCCGCTGGAGGCCGAGGGGATCCCCTTCATCGGCGGCTACGGGGTCTCCGCCGAGGAGTTCCAGAGCACCCTGTCCTACCCGGTCAACGGCGGCCAGCCCACCCTGCTCGCCGGGGCCGGCCACCAGCTCGGCAAGGCCTGCTCCCAGGTGTCCCTGGTCCGCCCGGACACCCTCGCGGGGGACTCCATGCCGATCCTGCTGAACGCGGGGCTGAAGGCGAACGGCATGCCGGAGGCCTCCGACATCCGGGCGGCCGAGGACTCCGCGGACTTCAAGCCGCAGGCCCGCGAGGCCATGGCCGACGGCCCGGCGGCACCGGCCGCCGCCACCCCCGGTACGACCCCCGCCGCGAGCCCCACGGCCAAGGGCCCGAAGGACCCCGCGAACGACCCGGCTAAGAACACCGCCAAGGACCCGGCGAAGGACTCGGCCAAGGACTCGGCGGCCAAGGCCAACAAGAGCTGCGTGACGGCCGTCCTCGGCTCGCGCACCGAGATCTTCTTCGACGCCTTCCGCCGCGTCGACACCCAGCGCAGGACCCAGATCTCCTCCGTCCTCGGCAGCGTCAGCCAGGCCCTGGTGGACCGCACCGGCGGCAAGGACAGCCCGTACGAGGGCGCGTACATCACCAGCTGGTACCCGGTGTCGACCGACCCGCTGTGGGCGCCGATGCGCAAGGTGATCGCCGATCAGGCCTTCGGCGACGACACCGTCGACCCCGACGACAGCGGGGCCCAGACCACCTGGATCGCGTACACGGTCCTGAACCAGATCACCCAGCGGTTCAAGAGCGACGAGGAGATCACGGCCCGCAAGATGGCCAAGGCGCTCAACCAGTCCCCGGGCGTGCAGACCGGCAACCTCACCCCCGAGCTGAGCTGGCGCTACCAGGACATGCGCGCCGTGGCCGGGTTCCCGCGCCTGGTCAACGGCCGCGTCAGCTTCCAGACCGTCCAGTCGGGCCGCCTCGTCGCCCAGCTCGGCGAGCAGAACCTGGACATCACCCCGACCCTGGAACAGGCCCCCCGCTCGGCCTGACCCGGCCGGGGCCTGACCCGGCCGGGGCCGGCGTCACCGAATTTCTCCCAGGAGGCCCCGGCCTTCAGGCCGGGGAGGAATGGGTCCTTGGGGCGGAGGCGCGAAGCGCCGGAGTTCCGTTCGCGTCTGGTCTGACCTGGCCTTTCGGCTGTTGTCAGTGGTCGGGGATAGGTTGTTGGGATGGCAGCGACACCGATGGCGGGGGATGCCGGGTACGCCCGGTGGACGTTCCGTGTCCGCGTGTCGTCCACCGCGCTCACTGCCCTGATGGCGGAGTGGGACCGGTGCCGGTGGATCTGGAACGAGTGCTGCGCGAAGTCGAAGCAGACCCATGTCTGGAACAAGGACCGGCCCGAGGGGACGGACAAGCGGACCTGCGGCCCGGCGCAGCTCGACAGGATGCTGACCGAAGCCCGCACCAGGAACACCTGGCTTCGTGAAAGGTCCTCGGTTCCGCAGCAGCAGTTGATCCGGGACTTCGGGAAGTCCCGCGCCAAGGCGCAAAAGGACGTCAAGGACCGGTTGCCGGTGCGGCAGCGGGCCGGGATGCCGAAGTGGAAGAAGAAGCGGGAAGCACTGCCGTCCCTCAACTACACCAAGCGCGGCTTTCGGTTGAAGGACGGCCGCCTGTACCTGGCGGGCGGTATCGCCCTGACGGTGGTGTGGTCGCGGAGCCTTCCGGCCGACCCGTCCAGCGTGCGTGTCTATCAGGACGGTCTCGGACACTGGTACTGCTCGTTCGTCGTCCCCGCCGAGGTCGAGCCGCTTGCGGAAACCGGCGCGGTGATCGGCATCGACTGGGGCGTGAAGGAGACCGCGACCACCACCAGCGACGCCCACGACCTCCCGCATGCCGAGTACGGCAAGAAGGCCGCCGCCGGCCTCGCGCGCTATCAGCGGATGATGGCCCGCCGGAAACCGGGGAAGGGCAAGCCCGGGTCGAAGGGCTACCGGGCCGCGAAGAAGCGAGTCGCCAAGCTGCACAAGAAGGTGGCCCGGCAACGCCAGGACACCGGCCGTAAGTGGGCCAAGTCCGTCGTCCGCGACCACGATGCCCTGGCGGTGGAGGACTTCCGGCCGAAGTTCCTCGCCAAGTCCACCATGGCCCGCAAAGCGGCCGATGCGGCGATCTCGGCGACGAAGAGGGCCCTGGTCGAGATGGGCAGCAAGCACGGCCGGACCGTGTACCTGGTCCACCCCGCGCACACCACCATGGACTGCGCCGAGTGCGGAGCGAGAACCAAGCACGCGCTACCTCTCTCAGAACGAACGTATGCCTGCACCGCGTGCGGAGCCGTGTCCCCCAGGGACAAGAACTCCGCCCACGTGATGCTGGTCCGGGCTGGTCTCAACCCGGCTGGTGCTGATCGTGTGAGACCAGGTGGGGCGCTGCCCCGCCTGGCAGCGTGAGCTAGAAATCCCCGAGCAGCCCTGGAGGGTGAGGAATCCCCTCCCTTCAGGGAGGGGAGGATTCAAAGCTGGGTCGTGTCCCTCCGGGTGAGGCTGTACTTGGCGGCGATCGAGTTCCACATGGTCGCCGCCGACTCCTTCGCCTTCGTGGCCTCGCCGCTCGACTTGTTGCCGTCGGCGGCGTCGTCCGTGGGCTTGGCCTTGCCGTCCTTGCAGCCGCCCTTGTCGTGGGCGGCGTCGTCCGCCCACGCGGCGTAGCTGGTGTCGGCGTCCGCCGAGGCCTTCCAGGCCTTGGTGAGGGTGGCCGTGAGCCGCGCGTGGTTCGGGAGCAGGTCCAGCTTGAGCTCCTGGAGGCGGGTGACCAGCTCCTCGCGCTGCCGGGCGGCGTCACGCAGGTCCTGGGCCGCCTGGCCGAGGTTCTTGCAGTCCTTGATGTCGTCCACGGCCTTGATCACCGAGGCCCGGCTGTCGTTGCTGTCCGCGAGGAGCTTGTCGAGCTGGACGGCCTGCGGGCGGGCGGGGTCCACCGCCGCCTCCCCGGGCGCCGCGCCCGAGCCGGCCGAGCCGCTGGCCGCGGGGGCCACCGCGCCGGGGTCGTTGTTCTGGGCCTTGCCGTCGCTGAGCAGGGCGCCCACCCCGAGCCCGGCCACGGCCAGCCCGAACACCCCGGCCGCGATGACGGCGGGCGGAATCCGGCGCGGGACCGGCGGGGGCGGCGGCGGGGGCGGGGCCTGGAACTGCTGCTGGGGCGGCTGGGGCTGCTGGGGCCGGCGCGGCGGGGTCCGGCGGGGACCCGCGTCCGGGACCGGCGGCAGCACCTGCGTGTGCCCGGCGGCGTCGGCATCGCCCTCGGTCCGGAACAGCGCGTCGAAGCCCTCGGCACCACTGGGCGCGGGGCCACCCGGGACGGGCGGGATGTACTGCGTCGCCGCCTCGGCCGGGGCGGCGGGGACGGGCGCGATGTACTGGGTCGCCTGATCGGCCAGGGCCGCCGCCGGAACCGGCGGGATGTACTGCGTCGCCTGATCGGCCGGGGCTGCCGGAACCGGTGCGATGTACTGCGTCGCCTGATCCGCCGGAGCCGCCGGGACGGGCGCGATGTACTGGGTCGCGTCCTCGCCCGGGGCCGCCGGGACGGGCGCGATGTACTGCGTGACCGCGTCGGGCAGCGGCGGGTAGCCGTACCCGTGCGGGTCGCCCGGCCCCTCGAAGCCGGGGCCGACGACATGGCCCGCCGGCGGCGGGTACCCGTACGCGGGCTGCCCGGGCTGCGGCGGCGGCTCGTACGCGGACTCGTACGGACCGGCGTACTGCTGCTGCCCGGCCTGCTCCTGCCCGGGGTACTGCTGCGGGGCCTGCTCCTGCCCGGGGTACTGCTGCCCGGGCTGCGGGTCCTGCGCGGGCGGGTAGCCGTACGCGGGGGGCGCCCCCCAGGCCTCCCCGGCCTGCGGCGCCGGCTGCTCCGGGTAGCCGGGGGCCGGCACCGGCCCTGCCGGATACGGCGTCCCGGGCTGGGGGACGCCCCCTTGTCCGTTCTCCGTCACCGGGACTCCTTCTGCCTTCTCCGACTCGTCCGAACCTACGGAACCGTCGGGTCACGCTACCCGGTCACACCGCGCACACGTCAGGCCGCCTGAACCTCCAGCCCCGCCCCGAACTCCCGGACCGCCGGTTCCTCCCGGTACGGCTCCAGCCGCGCCCGGAAATCGTCCAGGTACTCCGCCCCCCGCCGCGAGCGCAGCGACCCCAGCAGTTCGGCGGCCTTCGTCGCCGTCTGGCAGGCCTGCTCGACCTCCCGCTGCTGCACCTGCGCCGCCGCCAGCAGCAGCAGTCCGATGGCCCGGCGGCGGGCCTTCGTCGCGGGCAGCCCGCGCAGGGCCTCCTCGGCGTGTTTGCCCGCCGCGTCGGCCTGGCCCAGGTCCCGGTGGCAGTGCGCGAGCTCGTCCGCCAGGTACGCCTGGTTGAAGTGGCGGATCCACACCGGGTCGTCCCCGGACTCCGGCTCCGCCCGCTCCAGCGCCGTCACCGCCCGCCCGGACAGCACCGCCGTGGCCCGGGCGTCGCCCAGCAGCGCGTGCCCGCGCGCCTCGGCGGCGTAGAACATCGCCTCCACCCGCGGGGTGACCTGCCCGCGCGTGCCCTCCTGGGCGGCCCGCGCCAGCTGCGCGATCTCCCTCGGGTTGCCCAGCTCGGCGGCGAGGTGGCTCATGGACGCCGCCAGCACGTAGCCCCCGTACGCGCGGTCGCCCGCCGCCTGGGCCATGCGCAGGGCCTGGATGTAGTAGCGCTGGGCCAGCCCCGGCTGGCCCGTGTCCACCGCCATGTAGCCGGCGAGTTCCGTGAGCCGGGCCACCGCCGCGAACAGGGCCCGGCCGACCGGTTCCCGGTAGGAGCCCGCGATCAGCCCGGAGACCACGGAGTTGAGGTAGTGCACGACCACGGGCCGCACGTGCCCGCTGCCGAAGCGGTGGTCGAGGTCGGTCAGGGCCTCGGTGGTGGCCCGTACCGCCTCCACGTCGGACATGCCCACGCGCGCGCCTCCGCTGCGGGCCACCTGCGGGTCGGCCCCGGTGATCAGCCAGTCCCGGCTGGGCTCGACCAGGGCGGAGGCCGCCACGCTCGACCCGGAGAGGAAGTCGCGCCGGCCCACGTCGCTGCGCCACAGCTCGCTGACCTGCTCGATGGCGCCGACGACGGTCGGGGAGAACTGCAGGCCGACCCCGGAGGCGAGGTTCTTGCCGTTGGCCATGCCGATCTCGTCGATGGTGACGGTCCGGCCGAGCTTGCGGCCGAGGGCCTCGGCGATGATGCCGGGGGCCCTGCCGCGCGGCTGCTGGCCGCGCAGCCAGCGGGCCACGGAGGTCTTGTCGTAGCGGAGATCGAGGCCGTGCTCGGCCCCGCACATGTTGACGCGCCGTGCGAGCCCGGCGTTGGAGCACCCGGCTTCCTGGATGAGCGCTTGCAGCCGTTCGTTCGGCTGGCGCGCTACGAGAGGCCTGGCTGCCATGAAAACCCCCTGAGGCCGCGGGTGATCGTTGGAATGATCACTTCCCGCCTGATGTGCGGAGAATCTTCCCCTCTGCGTCGTGTCGCTACCCAGCGACCGCGCTCCGGCCTCCCACGCGCCCCCTCGCGTGCACCGGTGCGCCCCGTATGCAGGATCGATGCAGCGCCCACCGGCTGGTTTACGGCCGTAACCCCCCGTGACCCGGGGAGTTGTGAAGGGCGTGGAAGAGACCATCACAGTCACGGAGACCGCGCCCATCCCCCAGCAGCGCGGGGATCAGCTGCTGGACCATGCCGTGCGGTACGTGGAAGAACGGCACTGGGACGTCTTCGCCGGCACGTGGCTGGAGCCCGGCGACGGCCGGGAGGTGTGCTCCTGCGGGGTGTCCGACTGCCCGGCGCCCGGCGCGCACCCGGCGGTGAAGGACTGGGCGTCGCTGGCCTCGGGCAGCGCGGTGGGCGTGCGGCGGATCTGGGGCAAGCACCCCGCCGCCTCGATCCTGATGCCGACGGGCCGGACCTTCGACGCCCTCGACGTGCCGGACTCCGCCGGGTTCCTGGCGCTGGCGCGGCTGGAGCGGACGGAGCGGACCCTGGGGCCCGTCGCGCTGTCTCCCGACCACCGGATGCTGTTCTTCGTACTGCCGGGCGCCGGGGCGAAGGTGGCGGACCTGGTGCGCAAGCTGGGCTGGCTGCCGCACGCCATCGACCTGACCGCGCGGGGCGAGGGCGAGTACGTGCCGGCGCCGCCGACCCGCTTCGGAGGCAAGGGCCCGGTGCAGTGGGCGCGCAAGCCCACGCCGGCGAACCGCTGGCTGCCGGACACGGAGGAGCTGATCGACGCCCTCGCGTACGCCTGCGGCAGCGAGGCGGCGGCGGCCCGGGGCCGCCGCAAGTCCTGAGGCGGTCGGCGCCGTTCACGCCGTCGGCCGTCGGCCGCCGGGACCGGTGACATTCCTGCCTGCAAGTTCATGACATTCGTAACTGCTGCTGCCTCTCCCCCTCCTCATATGGTGAGGAAAGTACGACCACGGGGAACAGAACGAGAGGCAGGCGCATGCCGGACCAGGGTTATGCGGCAGGCGGTACGGGCGGGACGGGTGGTGGCGCGCGATCCGCGACGGCCGCGGTGGCCGCCGTGCGGGTAGAGGGACTGTGGAAGCGGTTCGGCGAGCAAGTGGCCGTCGGGGGCATCGACCTGGAGCTGCCGGCCGGCCGCTTCGTCGGTCTCGTCGGCCCGAACGGCGCCGGCAAGACGACCACGCTGTCCATGGTGACCGGGCTGCTGCGCCCGGACATGGGCCGGGTGGTCGTCGCCGGGCACGACGTGTGGGCCGACCCTGTGCAGGTGAAGTCCCGCATCGGCGTACTGCCCGAGGGGCTGCGGATGTTCGAGCGCCTCTCCGGGCGCGAACTCCTCGGCTACATGGGCCGCCTGCGCGGACTGCCGGGCGAGGAGACCGACAAGCGGGCGACGCAGCTGCTGGAGGTGCTGGACCTCGCGGGCTCCCAGCACAAGCTGGTCGTCGACTACTCGACGGGCATGCGCAAGAAGATCGGCCTCGCCGCCGCGCTGCTGCACAACCCCGAAGTCCTCTTCCTGGACGAGCCGTTCGAGGGCGTGGACCCGGTATCGGCGCAGACCATCCGCGGAGTGCTGGAACGTTACACCGCGTCCGGCGCCACCGTCGTCTTCTCCTCCCACGTGATGGAGCTCGTCGAATCCCTCTGCGACTGGGTGGCCGTCATGGCCGCCGGGCAGATCCGCGCCGCCGGCCCGCTGGCCGACGTACGCGGCTCCGCGCCCTCCCTGCAGGCCGCCTTCCTCGAACTCGTCGGCGCCCGCGACCACGCCGCCGGCGACTCCCTCGACTGGCTCGGCGGCGCGCGATGAGCACCGCCACCTCCGAGGCCTCCCTCACCCCGCTGTTCGTCCGGCTCAAGATCTCCCTCATGCGCAACGGCCTCAAGGGGTCCTCGAAGCGCAAGGCCGTCTGGATCACCAGCCTGGTGATCTCGCTGGTCTTCTCCCTCTTCGTCACCCTCGGCCTGGCGATGCTGCACGGGCACGTCCACGCCGGCACCGTGGTCGTCCTGCTGGCCGCGATCCTCGCGCTCGGCTGGACCGTGATGCCGCTCTTCTTCCCCACCGGGGACGAAACCCTCGACCCGAGCCGGCTGGTGATGCTGCCGCTGCGCCCGCGTCCGCTCGTACGGGCCCTGCTGGCCTCCTCGCTGGTCGGCACCGGCCCGCTGTTCACCCTCTGCATCGCCGCCGGCTCGGTGGCGGCCGTCGCGCACGGCGCGGCGGGCATCGTGGCGGCCGTGGCCGGCGCCCCGCTCCTGCTCCTCGGCTGCGTGGCGCTCGCCCGGGCCGTGGCCACGGCGAACGTACGGCTGCTGACCAGCCGCAAGGGGCGTGACCTCGCGCTGCTGAGCGGCCTGCTGATCGCGATCGGCGCGCAGCTGGCCAACTTCGCCAGCCAGCGCCTGTTCCAGCAGGGCGGCCTGGCCGCGCTGGAGCCGGTCGAGGCGATCGTGCGGTGGCTGCCGCCCGCGACGGCCGTCGGCATGGTGGACTCCGTGAGCGAGGGCGCGTACGGGGTGGCGGCGGCCCAGCTGGCGCTGACCCTGGCCGCCATCGCGGCCCTGCTGTTCTTCTGGGAGCGCAGCCTGACCAGCCTGATGGTCACCCCGGACGGCTCGACCCTCGCGGCCGCGAAGCCCGAGAAGGACCGCGGCGGCGCGGGCGGCTTCTGGTCCCTGCTGCCCGGCGGGCGCACGGGCGCGGTCATGCAGCGCACCCTGCGCTACGTCGTCCGCGACCCGAAGACGAAGTCGGCCTGGGTCTCGGCGCTGGCCGTCGGCCTGATCGTCCCCGTCTTCAACGCCCTCCAGGGCACAGGCTCCGTCTACCTCGCCTGCTTCGGCGCGGGCATGCTCGGAGTCCAGATGTACAACCAGTTCGGGCAGGACACCTCCGCCTTCTGGATGGTCGCCCAGACCATCTCCTCGCCGCGCGAGGCGTACGGGGAACTGCGCGCCCGCGCCGGCGCGCTGGCCCTGGTCACCGTCCCGTACACGGTCCTCGTCACGGTGATCACCGCCGCCCTGGTGGGCAACTGGTCCGGCTTCCCGGGCGCCCTGGGGCTGGGGCTCGCGCTGCTGGGCTCGATGCTGTGCACGGGCGCGCTGGCCTCGGCGCACTTCCCGTACTCCATCCCGACGGAGGGCGCCTTCAAGAACGTCGCCCCGGGGCAGGGCGGCCTC
The Streptomyces sp. NBC_00091 genome window above contains:
- a CDS encoding ABC transporter ATP-binding protein, whose amino-acid sequence is MPDQGYAAGGTGGTGGGARSATAAVAAVRVEGLWKRFGEQVAVGGIDLELPAGRFVGLVGPNGAGKTTTLSMVTGLLRPDMGRVVVAGHDVWADPVQVKSRIGVLPEGLRMFERLSGRELLGYMGRLRGLPGEETDKRATQLLEVLDLAGSQHKLVVDYSTGMRKKIGLAAALLHNPEVLFLDEPFEGVDPVSAQTIRGVLERYTASGATVVFSSHVMELVESLCDWVAVMAAGQIRAAGPLADVRGSAPSLQAAFLELVGARDHAAGDSLDWLGGAR
- a CDS encoding transporter; amino-acid sequence: MSTATSEASLTPLFVRLKISLMRNGLKGSSKRKAVWITSLVISLVFSLFVTLGLAMLHGHVHAGTVVVLLAAILALGWTVMPLFFPTGDETLDPSRLVMLPLRPRPLVRALLASSLVGTGPLFTLCIAAGSVAAVAHGAAGIVAAVAGAPLLLLGCVALARAVATANVRLLTSRKGRDLALLSGLLIAIGAQLANFASQRLFQQGGLAALEPVEAIVRWLPPATAVGMVDSVSEGAYGVAAAQLALTLAAIAALLFFWERSLTSLMVTPDGSTLAAAKPEKDRGGAGGFWSLLPGGRTGAVMQRTLRYVVRDPKTKSAWVSALAVGLIVPVFNALQGTGSVYLACFGAGMLGVQMYNQFGQDTSAFWMVAQTISSPREAYGELRARAGALALVTVPYTVLVTVITAALVGNWSGFPGALGLGLALLGSMLCTGALASAHFPYSIPTEGAFKNVAPGQGGLAWMGIVGGMLASAVICSPVIALTVYFSVADGLEGLTWILLPLGIAWGTLATWAGLRLAAPAVSRKLPEILAAVSKG